A region from the Bacillus sp. Marseille-P3661 genome encodes:
- a CDS encoding transketolase family protein, with protein sequence MKKILDAVLYNGKQDVQFIDNVYTDVIHSLGQKYDDVVCLTADMTHLLEVDVFRDSFPDRTFNVGVAEQNMVGVAAGMAQAGEVPFIHTFGCFLTRRCMDQVVNAVAYPKFNVKMVGVMPGITSPGGPSHQAIDDIALMRSTPNITIIDIGDAAEVRQAVEKAYETKGPVYLRMRRSKQPLLFDDSKYEFEIGQSYLLREGTDVGIVTSGLMTARAIATAALLEEQGISTNILHVPTIKPIDAEGIIEVAKSSKVLISLDNHNVIGGLGSAVGDVLLDYNVRIPFYKIGVPDVFGKAASEAYLSRMFGFEPKQIMQTAINLLDGKENPQCVEEMVKTAIVQGGGWEEEWKN encoded by the coding sequence ATGAAAAAAATTTTAGATGCAGTTCTGTATAATGGAAAGCAAGATGTCCAATTTATTGATAATGTATATACAGATGTTATTCATTCTCTTGGGCAAAAATATGACGATGTGGTATGTTTAACGGCAGATATGACACATTTACTTGAGGTTGATGTATTTCGAGATAGCTTTCCTGATCGGACATTTAATGTAGGCGTAGCCGAACAAAACATGGTTGGCGTTGCAGCTGGAATGGCACAAGCGGGCGAGGTTCCTTTTATCCATACGTTTGGATGTTTTTTAACAAGAAGATGTATGGACCAGGTTGTAAATGCAGTAGCTTATCCTAAATTTAATGTAAAAATGGTTGGAGTAATGCCTGGAATTACAAGTCCAGGAGGACCTTCACACCAAGCGATCGATGATATCGCATTAATGAGAAGTACGCCCAATATTACAATTATAGATATTGGCGATGCTGCTGAAGTTCGACAAGCGGTTGAAAAAGCGTATGAAACGAAGGGGCCCGTTTATTTACGAATGAGAAGATCTAAACAACCTTTACTGTTTGATGATAGCAAATATGAATTTGAAATTGGGCAAAGTTATCTACTAAGAGAAGGAACTGATGTAGGAATTGTAACGTCTGGATTGATGACAGCACGTGCAATTGCCACAGCTGCTTTGTTAGAAGAACAAGGAATTAGTACCAATATCCTTCATGTACCAACCATTAAACCAATTGATGCAGAAGGCATCATAGAGGTTGCAAAGTCTAGTAAAGTATTAATCTCTCTAGATAACCATAATGTAATTGGCGGATTGGGAAGTGCAGTCGGAGATGTGTTATTAGATTATAATGTAAGAATTCCTTTTTATAAAATTGGTGTACCTGATGTATTCGGTAAAGCCGCTTCAGAAGCCTATTTATCTCGAATGTTCGGTTTTGAGCCAAAACAAATTATGCAAACAGCTATAAATCTACTTGATGGAAAAGAAAATCCACAATGTGTAGAAGAAATGGTAAAAACAGCTATTGTCCAAGGTGGCGGCTGGGAAGAAGAGTGGAAGAACTAA
- a CDS encoding zinc-dependent alcohol dehydrogenase: protein MKALLLTDKKKLELSECEIPKINDDEVLIKVKYTGICGSDIHTYHGQNPNIRYPRIMGHETSGEIVEIGHGSTSNIQVGDRVTVFPLHACGQCILCKKGSEHLCRNRTFAGMTKDGAFAEYVKVHHSLVYKIEDQTPFDVAAMIEPYAVGVHAINRSNLTMGDKVVILGGGPIGLMIALAAKQAGAGLIAISEVSDYRLKKIRELGFIAIDGRETDLKEEVLNLTEGIGADIVFEAAGVPITSEQMTKVLRPEGTAVIAGLYSQFPRVDSNDVNFRELTIKGTTVYTREEFKYAIQSLPIEQLKALISHRLRIEHAAEGFQLSESASESMKILVSL from the coding sequence ATGAAAGCGCTTCTTTTAACAGATAAAAAGAAACTAGAACTATCAGAATGCGAAATTCCTAAAATAAATGATGATGAAGTGTTAATAAAGGTGAAGTATACCGGAATATGCGGAAGTGATATTCATACGTATCATGGCCAAAATCCCAATATTAGATATCCTCGTATTATGGGACATGAAACAAGTGGAGAAATTGTCGAGATCGGGCATGGCTCTACCAGTAACATTCAAGTAGGTGACAGAGTAACCGTTTTTCCATTGCATGCTTGTGGACAGTGCATTTTATGTAAAAAGGGAAGCGAGCATTTGTGCCGTAACAGAACTTTTGCAGGGATGACAAAGGACGGAGCGTTTGCTGAATATGTGAAAGTTCATCACAGTCTCGTTTATAAAATTGAAGATCAAACGCCTTTCGATGTAGCGGCGATGATTGAACCATACGCAGTAGGTGTTCACGCTATCAATCGTTCAAACCTTACGATGGGTGATAAAGTGGTTATTCTAGGCGGAGGGCCTATTGGATTAATGATTGCATTAGCCGCAAAGCAGGCAGGTGCAGGACTAATTGCTATAAGTGAGGTCAGTGATTATCGCTTAAAGAAAATTCGTGAACTAGGTTTTATTGCGATTGATGGAAGAGAAACAGATTTAAAAGAAGAAGTACTCAATTTAACTGAAGGCATTGGGGCTGACATTGTATTTGAGGCAGCAGGAGTTCCAATAACTTCTGAACAAATGACCAAGGTCCTTCGTCCAGAAGGAACAGCTGTTATTGCAGGTTTATATTCGCAGTTTCCTAGAGTAGATTCGAATGATGTAAATTTTCGCGAACTTACAATAAAAGGAACAACAGTATATACAAGAGAAGAGTTCAAATATGCCATCCAGTCTCTTCCTATAGAGCAATTGAAAGCATTAATCTCACATCGATTACGTATTGAACATGCTGCAGAAGGATTTCAATTGTCTGAGTCTGCATCAGAAAGCATGAAAATCCTTGTGTCTTTATAA
- a CDS encoding SDR family NAD(P)-dependent oxidoreductase, protein MEEKQVAIVTGGSSGIGRAVVNKFLKQGKIVAVVDLNEMAVTEENLYYYHADVSNQESAKQVATRIKEDLNRVDILVNCAGLARRAPSVDFTDSDLSLVLDVNLKGTVFMCQAAAPHMMNSGGGSIVNIGSMLAHYGTLNNLAYAGSKGGVIQVTKCLAVEWAEQNIRVNAVSPGYIETPLTNNFFKDERFFNHLMARTPQKRLGKLEEVANVIAFLASEEASFVTGVDIPIDGGILAGDPAISASLA, encoded by the coding sequence ATGGAAGAAAAACAGGTTGCGATCGTAACAGGAGGTTCTTCAGGAATTGGTCGAGCAGTCGTAAACAAGTTTTTAAAGCAAGGGAAAATCGTAGCAGTCGTCGATTTAAATGAGATGGCTGTGACAGAGGAGAATCTATATTACTACCATGCAGATGTTTCAAATCAAGAATCAGCAAAACAAGTCGCTACACGCATTAAAGAAGATTTAAATCGTGTCGATATCTTAGTTAACTGCGCTGGATTAGCGCGCCGCGCTCCATCTGTAGACTTTACGGATAGTGATTTAAGTCTTGTGCTAGATGTTAATTTAAAAGGAACTGTTTTTATGTGTCAAGCAGCAGCACCGCATATGATGAATTCAGGTGGCGGGTCGATCGTGAATATAGGCTCTATGTTAGCTCATTACGGAACGCTCAATAACCTAGCTTATGCTGGATCGAAGGGCGGAGTGATACAGGTAACAAAATGCTTGGCTGTCGAATGGGCTGAACAAAATATTCGAGTAAATGCCGTTAGTCCTGGTTATATTGAAACACCGCTAACAAATAACTTTTTCAAAGATGAAAGATTTTTTAATCACTTGATGGCGAGAACGCCGCAAAAAAGACTTGGTAAGCTTGAAGAGGTTGCGAATGTCATCGCATTTTTAGCTTCAGAAGAAGCAAGTTTTGTTACGGGGGTAGACATTCCAATTGACGGAGGAATTTTAGCAGGTGATCCAGCGATATCTGCTAGTTTGGCATAA
- a CDS encoding TAXI family TRAP transporter solute-binding subunit, with protein MRFKNKSLSKRLLMVGVLVVTSFLAACGSQEPAANGDGSGGSTPTLISLGTHQPGVVYHTAGSGIAKVISDNSDVSVTTKSFAGTKPWIPLMDKGDINIGFTGYTDALFPFKGLHGHEQNKNLRMLVGGNEIPHTTMTVREDSGIDKMSDLKGKKIAHYQVDGEVMNLFMEYSLKSVGLGWDDVKQVPISDAISATDALREGRVDAILTADPNAGWALELDNAIGIKGLNLGDVDSIEQLPADFVEETQTETGLGIGVHEAGFLDGPTIIHEFNTVLLASAHLSEDVAYEITKTLWENSEKLHSFSHWLEKWSPETMFIEDPPVPYHEGAIKFFKEKGVWTEAADANHQKLMELTK; from the coding sequence ATGCGCTTTAAAAATAAATCATTGTCGAAAAGATTACTCATGGTAGGTGTTCTAGTAGTAACTAGTTTTCTAGCAGCTTGCGGAAGTCAGGAACCAGCAGCTAATGGTGACGGAAGCGGAGGTTCAACTCCAACCCTCATTAGCTTGGGTACTCATCAACCGGGCGTTGTCTATCATACGGCGGGTTCAGGGATTGCAAAAGTAATTAGTGATAATTCGGATGTAAGCGTTACTACAAAATCGTTCGCAGGTACAAAGCCGTGGATTCCATTAATGGATAAAGGTGATATTAACATAGGCTTTACTGGATATACAGATGCGTTATTTCCTTTTAAAGGATTACATGGTCATGAACAAAATAAAAACTTAAGAATGTTGGTCGGTGGAAATGAAATACCACATACAACGATGACTGTGCGCGAAGACTCAGGCATTGATAAAATGTCTGATTTAAAAGGAAAAAAGATTGCACATTATCAAGTAGATGGCGAAGTTATGAATTTATTTATGGAATACAGCTTAAAGTCAGTGGGATTAGGTTGGGATGATGTAAAACAAGTACCGATTTCAGATGCTATTTCAGCTACAGATGCCTTACGTGAAGGCAGGGTGGATGCGATTTTAACGGCTGACCCAAATGCAGGATGGGCATTAGAACTAGATAATGCGATAGGGATTAAAGGTTTAAATTTAGGTGATGTTGACAGTATCGAACAGCTTCCAGCTGATTTTGTAGAAGAAACTCAAACAGAAACAGGTTTAGGAATTGGCGTACATGAGGCTGGGTTTTTAGATGGCCCAACTATCATACATGAGTTCAATACGGTGTTATTGGCATCTGCACATTTATCAGAAGATGTAGCTTATGAAATTACAAAAACACTATGGGAAAACTCAGAAAAGCTACATTCGTTTTCGCATTGGTTAGAGAAATGGTCCCCAGAAACTATGTTTATAGAAGATCCGCCTGTTCCGTATCATGAGGGAGCCATTAAGTTTTTTAAAGAAAAAGGAGTATGGACTGAAGCTGCCGATGCAAATCATCAAAAGCTTATGGAATTAACAAAATAA
- a CDS encoding TRAP transporter permease, whose amino-acid sequence MDIKESVRFRPLTGPVSYLWRSLLILITVSGILFILSVHERLGLALTSQQYAGWFLMLMLPSIFIGVPSRKTMKTSNVPWYDWIFAFLGVLVGGYIVIFYPQVMNNFGSITPARFILATLTIILVLEGIRRTFGWVLISIVLVFLAYAFVAPYMPGVFRGQSTSIDLLLNYLYLDVNSLLSLIELIATMGLAFILFGQILINFKGGDIFNNIALWLFGRFRGGPAKVAVAGSGLMGSITGGPVENVMLTGNISIPLMKKSGYSSTEAGAIESIASSGGSITPPIMGIVAFLIAENLAMPYAEVALAAVIPAVLYYFSIFLKIDLEAGKKGIGKLSKEEMPELKPILKRSWIVVLIFGLFLYMLFVKGSTPELTGLYASGVAFLLLLSLKEVRKDIFKKVIQTLEQTAQMAIEVGIILAAAGFVVGILSVTGLAFNLISALTNLGGYGLVYLLLGSAIVCVIMGMGMPAIAAYSIVAVLVAPTLVELGVPAIAAHLFVFYFSIVSHFTPPIALACFAASTIAKANPFAIGVKAMKLGVMIYIVPFLFVFYPSILLNPETVYNTEFFVIVMAIFAACTALIIGMTGYLFGPISTMRKVLFFACAALLLVPISYVGIIGAVLLLSLIVHDLLISKVRKSVPSESVEA is encoded by the coding sequence TTGGATATTAAGGAGTCCGTTAGATTTAGACCACTCACAGGCCCTGTTTCTTATTTATGGAGAAGCTTATTAATTCTAATTACAGTGTCGGGGATTCTATTTATTCTCTCTGTACATGAACGATTAGGACTCGCATTAACAAGTCAACAGTATGCAGGTTGGTTTTTAATGCTCATGCTACCATCGATCTTTATCGGCGTACCTTCAAGGAAAACTATGAAAACCTCCAATGTACCATGGTATGACTGGATTTTTGCCTTTCTAGGAGTCCTTGTAGGTGGATATATTGTTATTTTCTATCCACAGGTTATGAATAATTTTGGAAGTATTACACCAGCCCGTTTTATATTAGCAACTCTGACTATCATTTTAGTGTTGGAAGGTATACGACGCACATTCGGTTGGGTGTTAATTAGTATCGTATTGGTTTTCCTTGCTTACGCATTTGTAGCCCCTTATATGCCTGGCGTATTTAGGGGGCAATCAACTTCAATCGATTTATTATTGAATTATTTATATTTGGATGTAAATAGTTTGCTATCGTTAATTGAGTTGATCGCCACCATGGGGTTAGCGTTTATCTTATTTGGCCAAATCTTAATTAATTTTAAAGGCGGCGATATTTTTAATAATATTGCGCTATGGCTTTTTGGACGTTTTAGAGGAGGACCTGCCAAAGTAGCTGTGGCTGGCTCCGGATTAATGGGCAGTATTACAGGTGGTCCTGTAGAAAATGTTATGCTGACAGGAAATATTTCGATTCCTTTAATGAAAAAGAGTGGGTATAGCAGTACCGAAGCGGGAGCGATTGAGTCGATTGCTTCGTCTGGAGGGTCTATTACACCGCCAATCATGGGAATTGTCGCGTTTCTTATTGCAGAAAATCTAGCCATGCCTTATGCCGAAGTTGCGCTAGCTGCGGTTATCCCAGCTGTACTCTATTACTTTAGTATTTTTCTAAAAATCGACCTTGAAGCAGGAAAAAAAGGAATTGGGAAGCTTAGTAAAGAAGAGATGCCGGAATTAAAGCCTATATTGAAGAGAAGTTGGATTGTCGTTTTAATTTTCGGCCTATTCCTTTATATGTTATTTGTTAAAGGCTCTACTCCTGAATTAACTGGTCTTTATGCGTCGGGTGTTGCGTTTCTGCTGTTATTATCTCTAAAAGAGGTCAGAAAAGATATTTTTAAAAAGGTGATCCAAACTTTAGAACAAACGGCTCAAATGGCAATAGAGGTAGGGATCATCCTAGCTGCAGCTGGCTTTGTTGTCGGGATTTTAAGTGTAACAGGATTAGCCTTTAACCTTATTTCTGCATTAACCAATCTTGGAGGATATGGATTAGTCTATCTACTCCTTGGAAGTGCGATTGTTTGTGTCATTATGGGAATGGGGATGCCGGCTATTGCAGCGTATTCTATAGTAGCTGTACTAGTAGCGCCTACTCTGGTAGAGCTTGGTGTACCAGCTATCGCTGCTCACTTATTCGTTTTTTATTTTTCGATAGTTTCACATTTCACACCGCCAATTGCGCTGGCATGCTTTGCAGCATCAACGATTGCAAAAGCCAATCCTTTTGCAATTGGGGTCAAAGCTATGAAACTAGGCGTGATGATTTATATCGTACCGTTTTTATTCGTTTTCTATCCAAGTATATTGTTAAATCCAGAAACGGTATATAATACTGAATTTTTTGTGATTGTTATGGCTATTTTTGCAGCGTGTACAGCGCTGATCATTGGTATGACTGGTTATTTATTTGGACCGATCAGCACGATGCGTAAGGTATTATTTTTCGCGTGTGCTGCGTTACTGCTAGTACCAATTAGTTATGTGGGGATAATTGGGGCTGTTTTATTACTATCACTTATCGTGCACGACTTGCTCATTTCTAAAGTTAGAAAATCAGTGCCAAGTGAAAGCGTAGAAGCCTAA
- a CDS encoding hydroxypyruvate isomerase family protein yields the protein MSISFSICIPMMFQNKSIQEGLFETNKLGLKNVEIMRWYDEDIFELKKLKETLKLNIVLLSTKPQNLTDPSTHTEFLQGLNRTIETAKLLDCTNIVCISGDEQTGMTRSTQMRNLVDVLSEAAKMVERAGITLNLEPINTKIDHPNQFLSSSDEAFEIVKSINSPNLKVLFDIYHQQITEGDLIRRISENMEWIGHFHAAGNPGRHEITEGEINYKSILKYLEESGYNGYVGLEYIPLRDPGVGIHQIIEEMNIQMVEVR from the coding sequence ATGTCTATTTCATTTTCAATTTGCATTCCAATGATGTTTCAAAATAAGTCTATTCAAGAAGGATTATTTGAAACGAACAAATTAGGTCTCAAAAACGTTGAGATCATGCGCTGGTATGATGAAGATATTTTTGAACTAAAAAAGCTAAAAGAGACATTAAAGTTAAACATCGTCTTACTATCAACCAAACCACAAAACTTAACGGATCCAAGTACACATACTGAATTTTTACAAGGATTAAATAGAACAATTGAAACGGCAAAACTTCTTGATTGCACTAACATTGTTTGTATATCAGGGGATGAACAGACTGGTATGACTAGAAGTACCCAGATGAGGAATTTAGTAGATGTACTATCAGAAGCAGCAAAGATGGTCGAGCGTGCTGGAATCACGTTAAATCTTGAACCGATTAACACTAAAATAGATCATCCTAATCAATTTTTATCATCTTCTGATGAAGCATTTGAGATTGTCAAATCGATTAATAGTCCTAATCTCAAAGTTCTCTTTGATATTTATCACCAGCAAATTACGGAAGGTGATTTAATTCGGCGGATATCTGAAAATATGGAATGGATTGGCCACTTCCACGCAGCTGGTAATCCTGGAAGGCATGAGATCACGGAAGGTGAGATTAACTATAAAAGTATTTTGAAGTATTTGGAGGAAAGTGGATATAACGGATATGTGGGATTGGAGTATATTCCACTTAGAGATCCTGGGGTAGGTATCCATCAGATTATTGAAGAAATGAATATTCAAATGGTTGAGGTTAGATAA
- a CDS encoding MBL fold metallo-hydrolase, whose product MTKLSITMLGTGSPRPELRRSGPAQTLSIDDETILIDCGEGTTNQLLKAGLPPESIKQLWFTHLHSDHTFGYGQFLIGGWGRGRSELTIIGPKGTKRFHEKILDLYEEDINYRCSLGRSDAGIRDVRIIEIDKPCKVENPSLIDTTVESMIHNVPTFGYRLEINNKIIVISGDTAPHDGIINLAKDADVLVIDAGLATGKKSPALEKIWDHLQKEHCTAEQVGQIAAKANVKKVVLTHFLPELDPAKAYDEVATHFSGEIIIPEDLDKIEL is encoded by the coding sequence ATGACAAAGTTATCCATTACTATGTTGGGAACAGGAAGCCCTCGTCCTGAGCTTAGACGCTCAGGACCAGCGCAAACACTGTCAATTGACGATGAAACGATCCTGATTGATTGTGGCGAAGGGACCACGAACCAATTATTAAAAGCAGGACTACCACCAGAATCTATTAAACAATTATGGTTTACACATCTTCATTCTGATCATACCTTTGGTTATGGACAATTCCTTATTGGGGGCTGGGGACGTGGAAGATCGGAATTAACGATAATCGGTCCTAAAGGAACGAAGAGATTTCATGAAAAAATCCTTGATTTATATGAAGAAGATATCAACTATCGTTGTTCACTAGGTCGATCAGATGCGGGAATTCGAGATGTCCGCATCATTGAGATTGATAAACCTTGTAAAGTGGAAAATCCATCTTTGATAGATACAACAGTAGAATCGATGATTCATAATGTTCCTACTTTTGGTTATCGTCTTGAAATCAATAATAAAATCATTGTGATTTCAGGTGATACGGCACCACATGATGGCATTATTAACTTAGCAAAAGATGCGGATGTTTTAGTGATCGATGCTGGTTTAGCGACAGGCAAAAAAAGCCCTGCACTAGAAAAAATTTGGGATCATCTCCAAAAAGAACATTGTACGGCAGAACAAGTTGGGCAAATTGCTGCAAAGGCAAATGTGAAAAAAGTTGTTCTAACACACTTCTTACCGGAATTGGATCCTGCAAAAGCCTATGATGAAGTAGCAACGCATTTTTCAGGAGAAATTATTATTCCAGAAGACTTAGATAAAATAGAATTATAG
- a CDS encoding IS110 family transposase → MVYTSLNHIQGKKGSRWAQFLRDIGTENLLVVAIDAAKFTHKAMVCNFYGDILVKPFEFDASMTGFDAIKRIIEIEKEKHGKEKVIVGIETTGHYYEDLVRRCHTVGYHVRIINAATTAQERQALLNWAKTDNLDLMAIVQSILHGRGTSSELSSGKVYTLQKLTRARRELVNEQTMTQNLIRMHMDHIFREYQGKSIWIKGKREHIKPFSDLFGKASLFMMRNYPHPSDILALGEAGLRKLSIRENLKLRDDCIKTLVEFAKESISQSKDHVEVELFLLTQKLDRLDLLKEQIKVLEEKIEDLFVETEGAMILSVPGIGVVTGAELFAEMGEISDFTHAGQLIKMAGTNPIVKQSGGRKPTYYGISKQGRRPFRNIVYQVGKSLSTNNPEMKEKYLALKDRGKLTGQAYIAIGNRMIRLAFSMIRNQTLYQTRQENYVLLKELSKKLRTKNVKKFYEKHVSLSSGLSA, encoded by the coding sequence ATGGTATATACATCATTGAATCATATTCAAGGAAAAAAAGGAAGTCGATGGGCACAATTTTTGCGAGACATTGGAACTGAGAACTTATTAGTCGTGGCAATAGATGCAGCTAAATTTACTCATAAGGCAATGGTTTGTAACTTTTATGGGGATATACTTGTTAAACCTTTTGAGTTTGATGCATCCATGACGGGATTTGACGCTATTAAAAGAATCATTGAAATTGAAAAAGAGAAACATGGGAAAGAAAAAGTGATTGTCGGTATTGAAACAACGGGGCACTATTACGAGGACCTGGTACGGAGATGTCATACTGTAGGTTATCATGTACGCATCATAAATGCAGCCACAACCGCACAAGAACGACAAGCGCTCTTAAATTGGGCGAAAACAGATAATTTAGATCTTATGGCTATTGTACAATCTATCCTTCATGGTCGAGGGACGTCTAGTGAACTATCTTCTGGTAAAGTTTACACTTTACAAAAGTTAACACGTGCTCGTCGTGAATTGGTAAACGAACAAACCATGACGCAGAATCTTATAAGAATGCACATGGACCATATTTTTAGGGAGTACCAAGGAAAAAGTATATGGATTAAGGGAAAGCGTGAACATATAAAACCCTTTTCTGATCTATTTGGTAAAGCCTCCCTCTTCATGATGAGAAACTACCCGCATCCAAGCGATATACTAGCCCTTGGAGAGGCAGGCTTACGCAAACTATCTATTCGTGAAAACCTTAAATTAAGAGACGATTGTATAAAGACCTTAGTAGAGTTTGCGAAAGAATCCATTTCTCAATCAAAAGACCATGTGGAAGTGGAACTATTTCTTCTGACCCAAAAACTTGATCGATTGGATTTATTAAAGGAACAGATCAAGGTCTTAGAGGAAAAGATTGAAGATTTGTTCGTAGAAACAGAAGGTGCAATGATTCTTAGTGTACCAGGTATTGGGGTTGTGACCGGGGCTGAATTGTTTGCAGAAATGGGGGAAATCTCCGATTTCACTCACGCGGGGCAACTTATAAAGATGGCAGGGACGAATCCGATTGTCAAACAATCCGGCGGTAGAAAACCGACGTATTATGGTATTTCTAAACAAGGGAGGAGACCTTTTAGGAATATTGTATATCAAGTGGGAAAATCCTTGTCTACCAACAATCCTGAAATGAAGGAGAAATATCTAGCTTTAAAAGATAGAGGTAAATTAACCGGTCAAGCCTATATTGCCATTGGAAATCGAATGATTCGTCTAGCCTTTTCAATGATTCGTAATCAAACTTTATACCAAACAAGACAAGAAAACTATGTGTTATTAAAAGAATTAAGCAAAAAGCTACGAACTAAAAATGTAAAAAAGTTTTATGAAAAGCACGTCTCGTTATCAAGTGGCCTATCAGCATAG
- a CDS encoding aldehyde dehydrogenase family protein → MNYSQWATMPIGGSWREGSSDRYSDNRNPYTGEVLVSHKLANLEDVNEAYETALRVQKEWASLTPEHHSRILETAAALLADRIEETIALLQDETGSTKVKATMEVNAAIALIKEAAAYPYKMNEQVMPSTIPGKENQIYREPVGVVNVITSWNFPLSLSMRSIAPALAAGNGVVIKPASNTPISGGSFIAKLFEDAGVPKGLICVIIGSGSEVGDAVVKHPIPRVISFTGSTEVGRRIGALAGQYLKEVSLELGGNNAFIVLDDADIEQAVKAATFGKFLHQGQICMAINRMIVSRSIYPTFIEQLKKQVSTLKVGDPRQDDTIIGPLIDEKQRDQVLSLIEKGKQSGANVFLEGDVHGNVISPFILTDVDNRMSIAQEEIFGPIALVIPVDSEEEAVRIANDTRYGLTASVFTAFQERAIRVAKQLHTGMVHINDQTVNSDPAMPFGGEKDSGIGRFGGQWIFEKFTTVKWVSVQHEKRHYPIFN, encoded by the coding sequence ATGAATTATTCGCAATGGGCTACTATGCCGATTGGTGGTAGTTGGAGAGAAGGATCAAGCGATCGATATTCTGATAATAGAAATCCATACACAGGGGAAGTGCTAGTATCGCATAAACTTGCCAACCTTGAAGATGTAAACGAAGCATATGAAACTGCACTGCGAGTTCAAAAGGAGTGGGCAAGTCTTACGCCTGAACACCATTCAAGGATACTGGAAACTGCAGCCGCTCTTTTAGCCGATCGTATAGAAGAAACGATAGCTCTTCTACAAGATGAAACAGGATCAACAAAGGTTAAGGCGACAATGGAAGTAAATGCTGCTATCGCATTAATTAAAGAAGCTGCTGCCTATCCATATAAAATGAATGAGCAAGTCATGCCTTCGACTATTCCCGGAAAAGAGAACCAAATCTACCGTGAACCTGTAGGTGTTGTGAATGTGATTACATCATGGAATTTCCCATTGTCCTTGTCAATGCGTTCAATTGCGCCAGCGCTAGCGGCAGGCAACGGTGTAGTGATCAAACCAGCATCAAACACTCCGATTTCTGGTGGAAGTTTTATCGCCAAGCTATTTGAGGATGCTGGAGTACCAAAAGGCTTAATCTGTGTGATTATTGGATCGGGCTCAGAAGTCGGGGATGCAGTGGTCAAACATCCTATTCCTAGGGTGATTTCTTTTACCGGTTCGACAGAAGTTGGGAGGCGAATCGGTGCTTTAGCTGGGCAATATTTGAAAGAAGTTTCGCTAGAATTGGGAGGCAACAATGCCTTTATTGTTCTTGATGATGCTGATATTGAGCAGGCAGTCAAAGCAGCAACTTTTGGGAAGTTTCTTCATCAAGGCCAAATATGCATGGCTATAAACAGAATGATAGTAAGCCGTAGCATCTATCCTACTTTTATCGAACAATTAAAAAAACAGGTGTCCACTTTAAAAGTCGGCGATCCAAGACAAGATGATACGATAATTGGGCCACTAATTGATGAAAAACAAAGAGATCAGGTGTTATCTCTTATTGAGAAGGGAAAGCAATCAGGGGCGAATGTATTCTTAGAAGGAGACGTTCATGGGAATGTCATAAGTCCATTTATTTTAACGGATGTAGATAATCGTATGAGCATTGCCCAAGAAGAAATTTTCGGACCGATCGCTCTCGTTATTCCTGTTGACAGCGAAGAGGAAGCGGTTCGTATAGCAAACGATACACGCTACGGATTAACAGCATCTGTATTTACCGCGTTTCAAGAAAGAGCCATCAGAGTTGCTAAACAATTGCATACAGGTATGGTGCACATAAACGACCAAACAGTTAATAGCGATCCAGCGATGCCTTTTGGTGGTGAGAAAGATTCCGGAATAGGAAGATTTGGTGGACAATGGATTTTTGAAAAATTTACTACAGTTAAATGGGTGTCAGTACAACACGAAAAACGGCACTATCCAATATTTAATTGA